In the genome of Deltaproteobacteria bacterium, one region contains:
- a CDS encoding glycosyltransferase family 2 protein, which yields MEKIEESDVSVIIPAYNEAPSIGRVVAEILALHPGIEIIVIDDGSTDRTGDVAGEAGAVVYRHPYNIGNGAAIKSGIRIASGNVLVFMDGDGQHDTADLNELIRYFPEFDMVVGARSSEDQTSTIRSIGNRIYNGLASYVTNFPIQDLTSGFRAIKADLAQHLLYLLPNTYSYPTTLTLGILRSGRSIKYVRIAVKKRQIGKSGIRIIKDGIRFFMIIIRICTFYSPLKIFLPISMVIFLIGLGYYGYTFFTAGRFTNMSALLLTTSVLIFMLGLVSEQISQLRFEKSEGDRFV from the coding sequence ATGGAAAAAATAGAGGAATCTGATGTTTCGGTGATTATCCCGGCCTATAATGAAGCGCCGAGCATCGGCAGGGTGGTGGCCGAGATCCTGGCGCTTCACCCCGGTATTGAGATCATTGTCATTGACGATGGGTCAACGGATAGGACCGGAGACGTGGCCGGAGAGGCGGGGGCCGTCGTTTACCGGCATCCTTACAATATCGGAAATGGGGCCGCCATTAAGAGCGGCATCCGGATTGCCTCCGGCAATGTTCTCGTTTTTATGGATGGGGATGGACAACATGACACCGCGGACCTGAATGAATTAATCCGGTATTTTCCTGAATTCGATATGGTAGTGGGCGCAAGGTCCTCGGAGGATCAGACCTCGACAATCAGGTCCATAGGCAACCGGATTTATAACGGCCTTGCCTCCTATGTGACCAATTTTCCGATCCAGGACTTAACCTCCGGGTTCAGGGCCATTAAGGCGGATCTGGCGCAGCACCTCCTCTATCTGCTGCCCAACACCTATTCCTATCCCACGACCTTGACCCTGGGGATCCTCAGGTCGGGACGAAGCATCAAATATGTGAGGATCGCTGTCAAGAAACGACAAATCGGAAAGAGCGGCATCCGGATTATCAAGGATGGAATTCGATTCTTCATGATCATTATCCGGATATGCACTTTTTATTCGCCTTTGAAGATTTTTCTCCCCATCAGTATGGTGATTTTTCTGATAGGCCTGGGGTATTACGGATACACGTTCTTTACTGCCGGTCGCTTTACCAACATGAGCGCCCTGCTCCTGACGACCTCCGTTCTAATATTCATGCTGGGGCTGGTTTCCGAACAGATCAGCCAGTTGCGATTTGAAAAGAGCGAAGGGGATCGGTTCGTTTGA